Genomic window (Lucilia cuprina isolate Lc7/37 unplaced genomic scaffold, ASM2204524v1 Scaffold_2203, whole genome shotgun sequence):
GGAAAGGATATCCCGAACCGGTATCGATGACacctttaaaatttgtaaaatcatcatcatcagcagtaTCGTCATCATCAGCTCGTGTTAAAACACGTCGTGGTCCACCAATTACTTCAGCATCCTCGGTGCGTGCTGTCAGgggaaaatagaaagaaaagaaatgataaaataaagttttatttcgatatatgattctttttttttttttggaaaattatgtaTACATAAAGATATGAGTTATAGCAGAGAGAGGTATTTTGGAACTGTGAAAGACAATTTCATTGTTCGagcaagtatttttttattcaattatctTTGTAGCAGTTCATCATAGTAAAAGACACAGTAGAAATtgactaaattaaaataaattaagattttattttgctgttgttgtcgttatttttattatgtctGATAAGGTTGTATTTATTTCAGACATTAAATGCTAAAAGTTGTAGTTGTTGGTGGTTTAATTACTAGGTCTTAATAAGAGGCAATTGTAATTCCATATACACAGGGGGGAAAAGggcttttaaaattatacaccgCTGATACCAAATTGacataaaagtgttttaaacttttgaatAACATTCGTTATCAAAATATGTACGAATAGCTcttaaatcaacaacaaaaatgtaaaaaaacgccgttataaaataaaaaaagctg
Coding sequences:
- the LOC124421125 gene encoding uncharacterized protein LOC124421125 produces the protein FPLTARTEDAEVIGGPRRVLTRADDDDTADDDDFTNFKGVIDTGSGYPFLQPNPSVIRVGFFDSFD